Proteins from a single region of Azospira inquinata:
- a CDS encoding EAL and HDOD domain-containing protein, translating into MPEVFLSRQPVLNRQGKIIANRFRLNFPDPQGDMSAAAAALTALAEVWPQGEKSVFISAGAPLGPDLLLWAPPENTVLEIPPYALGNGDGALRAELQAHPCALSLDFGEDGADNLASGLPFRFIGFDVDSYSPAQISGLVAKTKAFGIPLAFNTDTPQEFQAAMDSGVSAASGWFFKRLTVPAGKSLNPSHAHIIRVLNLVRNNEDVAKIETALKQDVALSYKLLRYINSVGFGLSCEIQSFKHAVTILGYDKLNKWLSLLLVTASKDPMAPAMMHTALTRGRLMETLGHGLVDRAEYDNLFIAGAFSLLDHMLGVPMDQVLEAMHLPETITDLLLGRGGIYQPFYDLALATEALDGEGLAASAAMLGLKADDVNRAHLEALSFADKME; encoded by the coding sequence ATGCCTGAGGTTTTTCTGTCCCGCCAGCCCGTGCTTAACCGCCAGGGCAAAATTATCGCCAACCGCTTCCGGCTCAATTTCCCCGATCCCCAGGGAGATATGTCCGCCGCCGCCGCGGCCCTCACCGCCCTGGCCGAGGTCTGGCCCCAGGGGGAAAAGTCCGTGTTTATCAGCGCTGGCGCGCCTCTGGGGCCGGATCTCCTGCTCTGGGCGCCGCCGGAAAACACCGTGCTGGAAATTCCCCCCTATGCCCTGGGGAACGGGGACGGGGCCCTGCGGGCAGAATTACAGGCCCATCCCTGCGCCCTGAGCCTGGATTTTGGCGAGGACGGAGCGGATAACCTGGCGTCCGGCCTGCCCTTCCGTTTCATCGGCTTTGATGTGGACAGCTATTCCCCGGCCCAAATTTCCGGGCTGGTGGCCAAAACCAAGGCCTTCGGCATTCCCCTGGCCTTTAATACGGATACCCCCCAGGAATTCCAGGCGGCCATGGATAGCGGCGTATCCGCCGCCTCCGGCTGGTTTTTCAAGCGCCTCACCGTGCCCGCGGGCAAGAGTCTCAACCCCAGCCACGCCCACATCATCCGGGTGCTCAATCTGGTGCGGAACAACGAGGATGTGGCCAAGATCGAGACGGCCTTGAAGCAGGACGTGGCCCTTTCCTACAAGCTGCTGCGCTACATCAATTCGGTGGGCTTTGGCCTGTCCTGTGAAATCCAGTCCTTCAAGCACGCGGTGACTATTCTCGGCTACGACAAGCTCAACAAGTGGCTGTCCCTGCTCCTGGTTACCGCCTCCAAGGACCCCATGGCGCCGGCCATGATGCACACCGCCCTGACCCGGGGCCGGCTCATGGAAACCCTGGGCCACGGCCTGGTGGATCGGGCGGAATACGACAACCTTTTCATCGCCGGAGCCTTTTCCCTCCTGGACCACATGCTGGGGGTGCCCATGGATCAGGTGCTGGAAGCCATGCACCTGCCCGAGACCATTACCGACCTGTTGCTGGGGCGGGGCGGCATCTACCAGCCCTTCTACGATCTGGCCCTGGCCACGGAAGCCCTGGACGGGGAAGGCCTGGCGGCCTCGGCGGCCATGCTGGGCTTAAAGGCGGACGACGTGAATCGGGCCCACCTGGAAGCCCTGAGCTTCGCGGATAAGATGGAATAG